A single genomic interval of Kogia breviceps isolate mKogBre1 chromosome 6, mKogBre1 haplotype 1, whole genome shotgun sequence harbors:
- the APBB2 gene encoding amyloid beta precursor protein binding family B member 2 isoform X8: MLTCCFCSVPSCLPGFRERDFAYVARDKDTRILKCHVFRCDTPAKAIATSLHEICSKIMAERKNAKALACNSLQERAHVNLDVPLQVDFPTPKTELVQKFHVQYLGMLPVDKPVGMDTLNNAIESLMTSSSKEDWPSVNMSVADATVTVISEKNEEEILVECRVRFLSFMGVGKDVHTFAFIMDTGNQHFECHVFWCEPNAGNVSEAVQAACMLRYQKCLVARPPSQKVRPPPPPADSVTRRVTTNVKRGVLSLIDTLKQKRPVTETP, translated from the exons AGATTTTGCTTATGTAGCAAGAGACAAAGACACAAGAATTTTGAAATGTCATGTATTTCGATGTGACACACCAGCAAAAGCCATTGCCACAAGTCTCCACGAAATCTGTTCCAAG ATCATGGCCGAACGGAAGAATGCCAAAGCCCTGGCCTGCAACTCCCTGCAGGAAAGGGCCCACGTGAACCTCGACGTGCCCCTGCAAG TAGATTTTCCAACACCAAAGACTGAGTTGGTCCAGAAGTTCCACGTGCAGTACTTGGGCATGCTACCTGTGGACAAACCAGTCG GAATGGATACCCTGAACAATGCCATAGAAAGTCTTATGACCTCGTCCAGCAAGGAGGACTGGCCTTCGGTGAACATGAGTGTGGCCGATGCTACTGTGACTGTCATCAGTGAGAAG AATGAAGAGGAGATCCTGGTGGAGTGTCGGGTGCGATTCCTGTCCTTCATGGGCGTCGGGAAGGATGTGCATACGTTTGCCTTCATCATGGACACTGGGAACCAGCACTTTGAGTGCCACGTTTTCTGGTGCGAGCCTAATGCCGGTAACGTGTCCGAGGCAGTGCAGGCCGCCTGCATG ttacGATACCAGAAGTGCCTGGTAGCCAGGCCGCCTTCACAGAAAGTAAGACCACCTCCTCCGCCAGCAGACTCTGTGACCAGGAGAGTCACAACCAATGTAAAACGAGGGGTCTTATCCCTCATTGACACTTTGAAACAGAAACGCCCTGTCACAGAAACGCCGTAG
- the APBB2 gene encoding amyloid beta precursor protein binding family B member 2 isoform X9: MAERKNAKALACNSLQERAHVNLDVPLQVDFPTPKTELVQKFHVQYLGMLPVDKPVGMDTLNNAIESLMTSSSKEDWPSVNMSVADATVTVISEKNEEEILVECRVRFLSFMGVGKDVHTFAFIMDTGNQHFECHVFWCEPNAGNVSEAVQAACMLRYQKCLVARPPSQKVRPPPPPADSVTRRVTTNVKRGVLSLIDTLKQKRPVTETP; this comes from the exons ATGGCCGAACGGAAGAATGCCAAAGCCCTGGCCTGCAACTCCCTGCAGGAAAGGGCCCACGTGAACCTCGACGTGCCCCTGCAAG TAGATTTTCCAACACCAAAGACTGAGTTGGTCCAGAAGTTCCACGTGCAGTACTTGGGCATGCTACCTGTGGACAAACCAGTCG GAATGGATACCCTGAACAATGCCATAGAAAGTCTTATGACCTCGTCCAGCAAGGAGGACTGGCCTTCGGTGAACATGAGTGTGGCCGATGCTACTGTGACTGTCATCAGTGAGAAG AATGAAGAGGAGATCCTGGTGGAGTGTCGGGTGCGATTCCTGTCCTTCATGGGCGTCGGGAAGGATGTGCATACGTTTGCCTTCATCATGGACACTGGGAACCAGCACTTTGAGTGCCACGTTTTCTGGTGCGAGCCTAATGCCGGTAACGTGTCCGAGGCAGTGCAGGCCGCCTGCATG ttacGATACCAGAAGTGCCTGGTAGCCAGGCCGCCTTCACAGAAAGTAAGACCACCTCCTCCGCCAGCAGACTCTGTGACCAGGAGAGTCACAACCAATGTAAAACGAGGGGTCTTATCCCTCATTGACACTTTGAAACAGAAACGCCCTGTCACAGAAACGCCGTAG